The Fusarium oxysporum f. sp. lycopersici 4287 chromosome 6, whole genome shotgun sequence DNA segment GGGCTCGATCTAGGCATCCCATTTTAACTTACAAAACGCCCCGCCACTGCCTCAGTATCACTACCCCGTGATGCCCAAAGGATCCATGTATTGGGCTGAGAGGCAACTACTTCATGACGCAGTTTCAAACCTTACCTCGAATGACTTCTGACTTGCATCTCTTCCACTACGTACCTTACCTACTAGGTATTTAGCAACAAAAGACCCCACTAATGAACGCTATCAAGAACTCGACATTAAAGACATCACAATCCGTAATGTCAGAACACCTTAGTGTCACCGCCATCCTCAGTGGCATGGCAGACGCTCTCCCTACACATCTTCACAGCGATGACTCATCAGATCTCGCATCGTCCTACGAAGCCATCGCTCTCCTTATTCATTCCTACTTGGCCGCCCTTGGATTCAAACTTCAAGGCTTTGACGAAGACAAGAAACTACGTAAGTATTCCCTTCCATCCCCACCATGTCTTAGCTGATACCAAAGAAACAGCTGAATGCGAATCGCTGGCTCCTCGCCTACCGCCACAGTGGAATTCGGGCTTAGACTCTTATAGCTTTTTATACTCGTACAAGCAGTCGGCCATGGCTCTCAGCATCCGTGTCAATCCCATGGGTAAAAAGGTCGAGATCCAGGGACTAGCGGTTGGAGATGACAACATTTGTCGTTTTGATCGATCTATTGGCGAACTCGTGAAATCTGATAAACTCCCCATTCGCATTACAATAAAGGACAATGAGGAAGATCGAAGTGACCTTGCTGAAAAGCTTCGGGGCTTATTTACCTCGGAGCAAGCTATCGCTGGCATGTTCCCCCTTCTTAATGCTTTCCTCTATTACCTTATACTGATCACCCTTCACAGATATACTTCATGACCTTAAACTCCACATCATCCAGAAATTAATTCCCAAGCTTCAAAGCAAAGGTTATGTCGAGCCCGCTAAAGCAGAAGCCAACACCCACTCTGAGAGCAGGGCCCAGGTAGCGCAGGGCCCTAACCGACCTTGCCATGGTGGTCCTATAGTAAACTCCTATAGGCCCCCGCCTCCAGCGATTCCACACCCTGAGATGGCCCGTCCTCAACCCTCATCCAGTAGGCGACTTCCCTCCCTCCAGGCTTTGAGGATGAGTACGAAATGCACCGGCCTTCACGAAGCGGCCTTCAAATGCCTGGTAGATCGCCTTACAATATTGGCCACGATGATTTGAATCCGCCCGGTCTTGGCCCCCATGATCCTCTTCGTGGTTCTTTCACTGGTGGGTTACCTCAACCCGGTGGTGGCTCGGGTATGCATCCCACCTTTGATGACCCATTGTTTGGAGGTCAAGGAGACGATGGATCATCCGGCTTCGATCCTCAAGTACCGCCTGGAGCGCGATGGGATCCCACTGGCCCTGGTGGAAACCCCAGATTCCCTGGTCCTAGTACCGGAAGGGGAAACAATCGGTTTGGCGGAGACATCATTTAAGTATAGTGGTTTATCCATCAGCGGGCTTCCTGGTAtgaacaagaaggaggtgCACATCGGGTTTGGTGGGCCGCAGACACTGGTCATCCGTGAAAAGTCCGAGCGAACCTATACCTCAAGGAACCCTCCTGCAGGTTTTGTCGAAGGCCCATCTATGCATGAAGCTATGAaaggcgatggcgatgaacACAACAAATCGCAGCCTCAACAGCTAGAAAAGGGGGACAAGCATGACGAAAAGACGAAGTATTAGCTTGCTGAGCGCAGCGTTGGCGGGTTCTCCTGTGCCTTCAGCTTCCCGTCTCATGTGGATCAGGATAGTGTCAGTACCAGCTTCCAAGACGGCATCCTGAGTATTATTAACCTGATGGTCAAGAAACATGAGTCCCCCCGCATCCATATTGAATCAACTTTGGTCAATGTTATCGGCATTTATGTTAGACGGAAAATAGTTGAAGTAAAAGCCTCCTACATCTTCAGCACTACTTTCTAGGCAAGCATCCAAGTCAAATCCACCAAAATCATCCGCAAACGTAGGGAAACTCGCCAAGTCCTACATCCATATTAGCAATCACCTCACCAGTCCCTAAAGAGAGAAAGGGATTTACAGTCATATTACAATTTTCCATGTTTAATGTCGCGGTGTAAACCAAGTCAACAGGTGGGTTAGCCGCCATAGAACCAGGCGTAAATGGCAGAGCTACTGCTAGCTGTCCCGTAGGCACGGCCTGCGAAAGATTAGAATTCTGGGCACCCTTCCTTATGCCGACGGGGTTGATATGAGGCACTGGGCTCGCAGCAGCATTCGCAGGGCGTGTCGCTGTAGAGTTGGCAAGGCAGCCTTGCTCGTCTGTGACCAGGGTTCAAATCCATACCACGAAATCCACATATGGATCCATAATGTGGATCCATATCCATTCCATTCCATTCCACGTGGGCTTCAGCATTTCCATATCCACGCCACGAAGCCCCTTCCACATGTTCCACATGTGGAAATCGTGGAATATTTTAGGTGGGGTTCGAAAATACCTTGATTTCCTTGTGAAATCCCGCATATCCTAAGTACTTTCTATCACCcacaacaacacaacatcGATTTGCCACCCCATTTTCCTCCGTACACAATGAGTCCATTCTGGGGGCTTCACTGTTACTCGCGTTACTACCCCAAATCGAAATGGCCACTCCCCATCCTACCAAGTCAACCACATCCGTTCCAGAACGAACAGAAGAGGACAATCAACGGCTCTTTCAGCTCTACAAAAGCTGGATCTTGACGGAGAGAGACGGCAAGGCGCGTCTATAGGTATATCGGTTCGGCTACGAATATCCAGCATAACAAGAAACAGGAACGTCGGTGGGTGTGTTGCCTTTGCGTCAAGCAACGGCGGATTTTAATGGACCAATGACAAAAACATTGACGTCACCGAGGGCGGGCGGGACCCATTAATTACCATTGTTGGACGAAGTAGGTTTCCATTCCACGAATTCCACAATATGGATCCATTTCCATAATGGATCCATTTCCACCCATTCCACATCGAAATTATTAGTCAGCATCCATATCCACGCCATATTCACAAATGTGTCGTGGAGTGTCGTGGATTTGAACCCTGTCTGTGACAGTAAGGAAAGGGTGCTCCTTGTCTTGACACTGTCGTTAGCATCTGCCGGCTGGACTGGCGGGAGTCGAGACAGTTCTTGCAATTTACCCTGGACACCACGCTGGGGTGTCTCGGGAATCTGGTTTTCACCTGAATCGTTCTGCCACTGTACCGACCAATTGTCATCTATTTTACCTTCCTGCTGAAATGATGTTCCTTTTGCCGCCACTGATGGCCGGGACGTTTGGCTACTGGGCTGTTGAAAAGTACGTGAATTAGAGGCTCTTGTCCAGTCATTCATCCGCACTACACCTACGTTGCCGCCTAGGCCGCCTACCTTTGCTTTAGGGAAATCAAGTACTATACTGTAGGTAAGCCATTGGGCAAAGATATCAAGGGACTCAAGATAATGGCGAGATCCGAAAAAAATAGATGGGAAAACACGCTAATGTCGTTCATTGGTTAAGTGCCAAGTTTCACCTGCTTGGTAGTATCAGGCAATGCATCTGGTCTTGGTGCTCGTAGAGGGggccgttgaagaagccttGAACTTTGTATAGGCTCTTGACTGCCCTGGCCACCAGGTATTCTATAATTTCCACACAGACTGCTTCTGCCTGGGCTGTAGCTCAACGCGGTTATTTCTTGCGGTGGCTCTGGCCCAGGCCGGGCCGGAAGTTCAGGCCTGCAGGTATCAGACACACCTACCGGTGGCTGCCTTCACAACTACGTCGCCAACGGCAGCAACGGCGGCTTCGAGAGCCACAGAGTACTGTTTACCTAAACCCGACCCAAGCTGTGTTTGTCGACCTAGTGAATCTGCTGCCGGAAGCCAGATACCACGTGTTTCTCGACAACctattctcttcttccaaccTATTCCGTCGGCTACGTCAGCTTGGGCACGGAGGCACAGGCACTGCCCGCCGGAACTGTGGTCTTTACAGGCTGCTCGTCAAGCTCAAAGCTGGTGATAGTACTGCTGTTGGTAGTATTCCTTTTAACTGCCTTAAAGCAATCCCAACAGCCGATAACCTAATTAGTCGAGGAGACAAATCTTTACAGATGAGCCTTACTGATTCGACTTTGGATAGGTCAACCAGATCGCTTGGAAACACAATGCCCTTGTGTTGTTTTTATCCGCCGTATTTACAGGCAATGAACGGGTTGACCGTATAAGGAAACGACCAACAACAGACCAACCCGCAGCACGGCGGCTTGAGGGCCCTAGCTTGGGACTTCCTGCTAGAAATAGCCCTgatcaacagcttcattcTGCAGCAACGAGGAAACCCACGGTGGAAGCCAGAGAAGTCTCAAGCGGAGTGGCGGCAGCTTCTTTTTAATGGCCTTGTTGCAAAGTATGAGCCTAGTAGTCAGTCGAGACAGAGATTTCGGACTGGGGATGAGTTTACGCCTACATCGCAACATGAATGGTTCCGTAATAAAAATCCTGTTGCTTGCAAGGCTTGCAAAGGGATGCGGCTTGGGGAGATACAGTCGAAGCAAAAACCTTTATTCGCAACCAGCGGCAACAGAGGGGAAATACGGAAATCCCGGTATGGCTGTAAGCAATGCCAGGTATTTCTTTGTACCTCTGGAAAATGTTGGGACTTCTGGCATCACTTAAATTAGGTGGGGCGCAATGTACCTTGTGCTTGTGACTCTATGATTGGTTGGAATCCCTGCTCGTGACCTAGGTGTTGCCTTACGCCAAAGGGATAGGGGGCACTTTGTCTTGACCAATTCGTAAATGATCTCGTCCCCAGTATGATTGCAACTTCAACAGAGTATGTTGATGATACGCTCTTGCAATTTCTTCAATTGCGAGAGAGAATGCCCGTTCCACAAGTTCCTCTACCTCCTGGCTCTGGGTTACTTTCGAATGCTACCCGAGCCTCCTTCAGCCATTGCTGAAAAAACATATCAACCGTGATTTTAGACACAGTCAGGGTTTGAACATTAACCTGCGAGGCGAGTCGAGGATGCAAAGGGGTTCGCGGAATATACAAGCCAACGAGTACATCGAGTGCGAGATGGCCACGCTGCCAGTCCATCTTGGCAAAAGGGATCCATAACATCCCAGAAGTCATTATAGTATCTTCTAGTCCCAGACCCTGCCGTTCAAGTAGCTCCTCCCGACGGTGAGAGGGTCTGTTGAGAACCGTCCAGCACGAAAGCTAGATCCACTGGTCGTAATACAGCATTTTCTCGCCAATAAAGCTGTGAACCAAGAGTTGACAAAGCATCTGAGCCGTGTAAAAGCCGAGGATACTTTGGACGTAACGCTCTGCTACGTTGGACGGTGCTGGTTGCTCAGCGAAGCCGGTGGCGGCTCGGAAAAATATGTGGTCCAGAGGAAGAGCAAAGCGAGCGGCCTGCGTAAATAGAATTGCGTTTATTTCCTTGGTGGGGATCGTCCAGAATGGTAAATGATGAAGACTGAGTTCCCCTACAAGAGGAGCTGTCCGGTTGAGTGGCCCGGTGTGGCTTTCACGAGTAGCCTGGAAATAGCCATTGGACCGCATTATCAATATGATGTCGAAGCGCAAGGTGACCTTTTTTCGAACTCCATAATTTGACAGCATCTTTGGATCTGATACAGACCTCAGGTGTCGCTTATTCGCATTCCAGGCCTTCAGAATTGCGGCACGGGACAGCTGCGTTCTGGTGCCCCGTTCGCGACTCTgactggaagaagagagatcgTCAATCATCTCGTCATCGAACGCTAGTAAAGGAAGGTATCCAGACCCGAAGAGACGATAGTTGCTGTACATGACCGAGAAGAGTTCTTTATTGCAGTTATATGCCTTGGCACGGATAACGGCAGGCTCACGACTCCTGGGGCAGCCTGGGGTGATGGCTCCCGTTGCCTTGATTCGAGAGTGGTACGTTCCGATATCTCGGAGGAGAAACGAGCGGAAGTGGCTTGCTGCAGGAGGCGTTGCAGGGGCAATTGCAGAAAGTCTCTGATGTAGGTGTTGATGGCAATCACTTTTCCATAGCAGCGTAAAAGGCTCAACCCTATTGTCGCTGCCGCGATTTTGGCCAGGGACATAGTCACGCGTCCCGATATCGAGCCAGCAAGAGTGCAGGTCCAGCTGCTCAGGGTCCATGCCGCTAAGGATAATGTCGTGGACAAGCGTCATGGTTTCGTGAAGGCTTGGTGTTGCAaagatgttcttgagatCATGGGACTGGAAGAGCAACCGTGGATTCTTGAAGTATGCAACACCTTCTCCACTCTTGGTCTGGACAAGAAAAGAATCGGCCTTCTGAACGATGGAACTCCAAAACGGCGCGAGATCGTCGGTCGACAGCGTGTATGGTAAGTGGCAAGCCCTACTATCATCTCCTGCTCTCCATCGACCCATCTCGGGCCGCTCCTGAAAGGAACGAGACTTTGCGTAGGCAATATCAAACGACCTAGGAAGTTCTTGGCGAAGAGGATCAGAGATGCTACAGCGAGATCCAGTTCGTGATAGCCTCACTTTTGGAGATTCTGATGACTCAGAAAACGACGAAGAAGTTCCTGATTTCGTTGATCTATCTCAGGATATTGAGGAGCCCGAGCTGCCGCCGCTTCCAACGCCGCTGCCCTCCTTCGAGACCAATTATTCCTCCACATATCACAGAATCATGAATACATTACACCCCCAAAGGCACACTCAATAAGAGATCATCATCCCTTTCCCCGTTGGGTCGGAGGCAGGATCAGAAGTAAAGGCATCATGGGGCAGGGAAACGCAGCCAGACGGCCCCGCGGTTCAATCCGCACACTTCCGGCCGCAACACCACGAAAAATATGCCTCACACGATAAATTGCGTTTGGTGATAACTTCAATGCACTTCAATTGATTGACTGTAGCAATTTCGAATTGATTGCGATAAAATTGAAAGCTGTGGCCAGAGGTTTCCCGTTTTTCCGACCTATTTCTCACCCATCGGCTGTCCCAGATTTTTATCACTGGCCCAGAATTTTGCCGCCCACTCTCTGAGTGGGGCTTCCGTTAGGTCAGATCCTCGGGTATTTTTCTTGTCGCTTTCCTGCGCTGGCTCTTCTGAAGTCGGGGTGTGGGGTTGGTGTGTGATCCAACGATAAAATATGACAAACCTGAGGCATCGGATGTGGTGCTGACTCCTCCTATGAGGTCATGTTGATGCCACGATCATATAAACCCCGCACAATATCCGTGGGAATTGCAGTTAATCCTCGATCATATGATACGATGACTCGCTTACAGATCAGTGGCGTGATTTCCACCAAAGCAATCATATGATTCAAGAATGAGTGAAACATAATCTCGGACGAGTATCATAGAGGCAAGCCAAGCGAGAAGGCATCCAAGTCAGCTGTCAGCCAAGCCCAGATATCGGGTTTTGAGTTAATGGTAGCCACAACGGACTGGGCTAGACAAACCGAACGGCGTTGAATCTCGCAATGTTCCTAACTCAGGATAAAGGGGCGAGTTGTTCACCGGCCAACACGAGGTCAATCCCTCGCCTTTCACCTCAAAGCAGGGTTCAAATCCATACCACGAAATCCACATATGGATCCATAATGTGGATCCATATCCATTCCATTCCATTCCACGTGGGCTTCAGCATTTCCATATCCA contains these protein-coding regions:
- a CDS encoding hypothetical protein (At least one base has a quality score < 10), which gives rise to MSEHLSVTAILSGMADALPTHLHSDDSSDLASSYEAIALLIHSYLAALGFKLQGFDEDKKLPECESLAPRLPPQWNSGLDSYSFLYSYKQSAMALSIRVNPMGKKVEIQGLAVGDDNICRFDRSIGELVKSDKLPIRITIKDNEEDRSDLAEKLRGLFTSEQAIAGMFPLLNAFLYYLILITLHRYTS
- a CDS encoding hypothetical protein (At least one base has a quality score < 10), whose product is MPGRSPYNIGHDDLNPPGLGPHDPLRGSFTGGLPQPGGGSGMHPTFDDPLFGGQGDDGSSGFDPQVPPGARWDPTGPGGNPRFPGPSTGRGNNRFGGDII